The Pseudarthrobacter defluvii DNA window CTGCCGCGCCGCGCCCAGATCGAGTTCTCCGGCGTCATCCAGCGCCGTACCGACACCATCGGCGGGGAGGTCAGCGGCGCGCAGCTCTGGCAGGCATTCCAGGACGAGTACCTGCCGTCCGGGCAGGCTGACGGGCAGTGGGGCCGGTACTCCCTGGGCGGGGTCAAGACAGAAACGGATGCCGACGGCGGCATGACGCTTCACGCCTCCCTGACCATTGATGGTGCCCAGGTGAACCGCACCGGCACCGGAAACGGTCCCATTGCCGCCCTGCTGAATATCCTGCACGAGGACGGCGTCGACGTCCGGGTGCTGGACTACAGTGAGCACGCGCTGTCCGAGGGCGGCAACGCCATGGCTGCCGCCTACGTTGAGTGCGCCGTGGGGGGGCGGGTGCTGTGGGGCGTCGGGATCGATGCCAACACCAGCATGTCCTCCCTCAAGGCTGTGATCTCGGCGGTCAACCGCGCCATCCGGGACGCCCAGGCCTGATGCCCGCTGGTGGTGCCGCTGTTCGACCCCGCGGCATCACCGGTCTTGGCAGCATGAAGCTGCCCAGGATGGGAAGATAGAGCGTGCCCCAACAGTCTTTTGCCTCCCGGGCTTACCGGGACGACGCCGTGGTGCTGCGTACCCACAAGCTGGGCGAGGCCGACAGGATCATCACCCTCCTCACGAAGCACCACGGACAGGTCCGCGCCGTCGCGAAAGGGGTGCGCCGCACCAGCAGCCGTTTCGGTGCCCGGCTTGAACCGTTCATGGTGGCGGACCTCCAGCTGGTGTCCGGCCGCACCCTGGACATCGTGACGCAGGCAGTCGCCAAAGGGGCCTACGGCGGAAGCATCGCCGCGGACTACGGCAGATACACGGTTGCAGCAGCGATGACCGAGACAGCGGAGAAACTCACGGATGTGGACGGCGAAGCCGGCACCGCACAGTACAACCTGCTGGTGGGGGCCCTCGCCGCGTTGAGCCGGGACGAGCATGCCGCGGGCCTCATCCTTGACTCCTACCTGCTGCGCGCGCTGGCCACCGGCGGCTGGGCGCCCAGCTTCACCGACTGCGCCCGCTGCGGCATGCCGGGCCCGCACACGGCGTTCTCCGCGCCCCTCGGCGGAATGGTCTGTGCCCAGTGCAGGCCGCCCGGGTCGCCGGCCCCGGCACGGGAGACCGTGGTCCTGTTGGCGGCCCTGCTGACGGGGGACTGGACGACGGCGGACGCTTCGCTGGCGCAGCACCGCAAGGAGGCCGCCGGCCTGGTGGCCGCGTACCTGCAATGGCACCTGGAACGAGTACTGAAATCCCTCAAACATGTGGAGCGTAGCTGACAGTGGCCCTCGGAAAGAGAAACAATACGGTCCGCCGGCGCACCCATCCCGTGCTGCCGCCCTACCCGCACCCGTCCGGGGCCGTGGCTCCCTCCATTCCGGCGGAATTCATTCCGCGGCATGTGGCCATTGTCATGGACGGCAACGGCCGGTGGGCCAACCAGCGGGGCCTGCCCCGGATTGAGGGACACAAGGCAGGGGAGCCTGCACTGCTGGACGTCATGGCAGGGGCCATTGAGCTGGGCATCGAGTACGTCAGCGTCTACGCCTTTTCCACGGAGAACTGGCGCAGGTCACCTGAGGAAGTCCGCTTCCTGATGGGATTTAACAAGGACGTGCTGCGAAGGCAGCGGAACCAGCTGGATGACTGGGGAGTCCGGGTCCGGTGGGCGGGGCGCAGGCCCCGGCTCTGGGGTTCGGTTATCCGGGAACTGGAGGAAGCCGAACAGTTCACCGCGGCCAACACCACCTGTAATTTGACCATGTGTGTTAATTACGGCGGCCGGGCAGAGATCACGGATGCAGTTTCCGCGATCGCAGCAGACGTGGCGGCTGGAAAGCTGAAGCCCGGTGCCATCACCGAGCGGACCATCCAGAAGTACCTCGATGAACCGGACCTGCCTGACGTGGACCTCTTCCTGCGCAGCTCGGGCGAGCAGAGGCTGTCCAACTTCCTGCTGTGGCAGTCCGCCTACGCCGAGTTCGTCTTCATGGACACGCTCTGGCCGGACGTGGACAGGCGGACCCTTTGGGCCGCCGTCGAGGAGTATGCCCGGCGGGACCGCCGCTACGGTGGGGCAGTGGACGCGGCCGCTGCTCCGGCAGACGTCCGGACAGACTCCCGGGCGGAGTAGCCTCACCCATAAGCCCGCAGCCAACGGGCCAGCCGCGAGTAGGCATCGGACCGGATTGGCTCGGGGGAGAGGAATACGTCGTGCAGCGCCCCGTCAATCCGCTCGAGGGTCACAGTCCGGCCCAGGGTCAACGCCCGGGCGCTGATGGTATTGACGTCCAGGACGGCGTCGGTACGGCGCATCTCCTCGGACCAAAGGAGCCCGTTGGCGCTGCCCTTGGACAGCAGGACCAAGACCGGTGCCTCGATGCCAAGGCCGCGCGCCACCCGGGAATGCCCGGCGAGTACCGCCCGCAGCCAGCCGGCACGTACCGGGAAAGCCATCCGGGGGCGGTAGCGCTCGTCAAGCGGCCACTCGCCGTCCGCAGCGCTGCTGATGGTGCGCCAGTAATGGCCGCGCTCCGGCAGGCGCAGGACGGTCTGCGGCCGGATCCGGGCCACGGGGCGCACCATGCTGGACGCCGCCCGCCGCACGAGTGAACTGCCGTGCATCTCAAGCCAGGGACTGTTGAGAACGAGCAGCGAAACGGCCTCGGGGTGGCGGCTGGTCCAAAGCGCTGCCACCAGTCCGCCGGTGGAATGGCCCATCAAGGCCAGTGGCCCGGGGCCGCTTTCCCCGCCGATGATGCGCCATGCTTCTTCGATCTCCGCGTCGTAGGCGGTGAGGTCCGCCACATACCCGCCCGGTGATTCCGGACGGAGGCTGCGTCCGTGGTTGTGCATGTCCAGGGCGTAGAAGTCATATCCCGCCCCAGCCCAAAAACGGGCCAGTTCCACGTTGAAGAAGTAGTCACTCCAACCGTGCAGGAACAACACAGCGCCGCGGCGGTCGCCCCCGGCGCCGCGGTCCGGGTCAGGCCGGAGCCGTACCAGCGTTGCCGTCCGCTCCACACCGTCAGATCCGGTGGCCGCAAAGGAGTGCGACTCGAAGTCCCCGCCCAGGATGTCCTGCTGCCACTGCATGACCTCATGCTAAACCGGCACGCCGGACGCGCCCCCTACGTACACATGCTTCTTCGTTTTGGTGTGCTGGCCCAGGAAACGGGAAACTGGAGGCATGCGCGTTTACCCCACTTTTTTCAGGCTGGCCTTTTCATGGATGGACGCCGAGCGCGCCCACAAGATCGGATTCAAAGGCATCCGGTTCGCGCACGCGTCGGGTGCCGGGAGGCTGCTGCAAAAGCTCACGGCGCCGGCACCGTCCCTCCAGACCACTGCCTTCGGCGTCACCTTTCCCTCACCCTTTGGGCTGGCCGCAGGCTT harbors:
- the recO gene encoding DNA repair protein RecO — its product is MPQQSFASRAYRDDAVVLRTHKLGEADRIITLLTKHHGQVRAVAKGVRRTSSRFGARLEPFMVADLQLVSGRTLDIVTQAVAKGAYGGSIAADYGRYTVAAAMTETAEKLTDVDGEAGTAQYNLLVGALAALSRDEHAAGLILDSYLLRALATGGWAPSFTDCARCGMPGPHTAFSAPLGGMVCAQCRPPGSPAPARETVVLLAALLTGDWTTADASLAQHRKEAAGLVAAYLQWHLERVLKSLKHVERS
- a CDS encoding isoprenyl transferase; translation: MALGKRNNTVRRRTHPVLPPYPHPSGAVAPSIPAEFIPRHVAIVMDGNGRWANQRGLPRIEGHKAGEPALLDVMAGAIELGIEYVSVYAFSTENWRRSPEEVRFLMGFNKDVLRRQRNQLDDWGVRVRWAGRRPRLWGSVIRELEEAEQFTAANTTCNLTMCVNYGGRAEITDAVSAIAADVAAGKLKPGAITERTIQKYLDEPDLPDVDLFLRSSGEQRLSNFLLWQSAYAEFVFMDTLWPDVDRRTLWAAVEEYARRDRRYGGAVDAAAAPADVRTDSRAE
- a CDS encoding alpha/beta hydrolase, which gives rise to MQWQQDILGGDFESHSFAATGSDGVERTATLVRLRPDPDRGAGGDRRGAVLFLHGWSDYFFNVELARFWAGAGYDFYALDMHNHGRSLRPESPGGYVADLTAYDAEIEEAWRIIGGESGPGPLALMGHSTGGLVAALWTSRHPEAVSLLVLNSPWLEMHGSSLVRRAASSMVRPVARIRPQTVLRLPERGHYWRTISSAADGEWPLDERYRPRMAFPVRAGWLRAVLAGHSRVARGLGIEAPVLVLLSKGSANGLLWSEEMRRTDAVLDVNTISARALTLGRTVTLERIDGALHDVFLSPEPIRSDAYSRLARWLRAYG